A window of the Streptococcus sp. 116-D4 genome harbors these coding sequences:
- a CDS encoding thioredoxin domain-containing protein: MNSKKVLILLSLLLIIIVTFTAYLTTLPQTDYQIAINRLQKISLEAVEQKIQHKESFYLYTGRESCPYCQEFAPKLAKAVDKTETTVYYLDSEHIDKTSWNNFKTTVGFKTIPNLTYFTNGTVYDILPKASQANVEVITQFIEEK; this comes from the coding sequence ATGAATAGTAAGAAAGTTCTTATTCTACTGTCACTACTACTTATTATAATCGTCACATTCACAGCATACTTAACCACTCTGCCACAAACAGACTACCAGATAGCTATAAACAGACTCCAAAAGATAAGTTTAGAGGCTGTGGAACAGAAAATACAACATAAAGAAAGCTTTTACCTATACACAGGGAGAGAGAGTTGTCCATACTGCCAAGAATTTGCTCCAAAGCTAGCAAAAGCAGTAGATAAAACTGAGACAACTGTGTATTACTTAGATAGTGAGCATATAGATAAGACAAGTTGGAATAACTTTAAAACAACTGTAGGATTCAAAACAATCCCCAATCTCACTTACTTCACAAATGGTACAGTATATGACATATTACCGAAAGCAAGTCAAGCTAATGTTGAAGTGATTACACAGTTTATTGAAGAGAAATAA
- a CDS encoding excalibur calcium-binding domain-containing protein, producing the protein MLKKLKELSKEQKIIGSIVLLLILIFFFTLLTSSSTKHSQVQTKASDSVKQSSQVKQSSSSSSTSSSSSETSSKIEKWSPTGHIAVDAYLNTPQIKIILRAKAVREIAHKLSNTDKLYEVEAEVIGIEEKDEYREYSITGKKLLIRTPESLAVKMNELMVYTGNTVSIEKYDSIDKGSLVISEVRKTEKAQEEEKASIEASKSKEEESKASSREKEQEQASSHTITTPTQSSTPAPQSHLRPFKNCTEARKAGRVNIPASDPQYGPWLDRDKDGYGCDE; encoded by the coding sequence ATGCTTAAAAAGCTTAAGGAATTGAGCAAAGAACAAAAGATTATAGGTAGTATTGTACTATTGCTTATCCTCATTTTTTTCTTTACACTATTAACTAGCAGTAGTACTAAACACTCACAAGTTCAAACTAAGGCTAGTGATTCTGTCAAACAGTCTTCACAAGTTAAACAGTCTAGTTCTTCTTCCTCTACTTCATCATCCAGTAGTGAAACTAGCTCTAAAATAGAGAAATGGTCTCCAACTGGACATATAGCTGTAGACGCTTATCTAAATACACCACAAATTAAAATCATACTACGAGCCAAAGCAGTGAGAGAGATAGCACACAAACTCTCTAACACAGATAAACTCTACGAAGTTGAAGCCGAGGTAATTGGGATTGAAGAAAAAGATGAATACCGTGAGTACAGCATAACAGGCAAGAAGCTTCTTATTCGTACACCTGAATCACTAGCTGTGAAAATGAATGAACTTATGGTCTATACAGGAAACACAGTATCTATAGAAAAATACGATTCAATCGATAAAGGCTCGTTAGTAATCAGTGAAGTGAGAAAAACAGAGAAAGCACAAGAAGAAGAAAAAGCAAGTATCGAAGCCTCTAAATCAAAAGAGGAAGAAAGCAAAGCATCTTCACGAGAAAAAGAGCAAGAACAAGCTTCATCTCACACTATAACTACTCCTACACAATCGTCTACGCCTGCTCCACAATCTCATTTAAGACCGTTCAAAAACTGTACGGAAGCACGAAAAGCAGGACGTGTAAATATACCTGCTAGTGACCCACAATACGGTCCATGGTTAGATAGAGATAAAGACGGATACGGATGTGATGAATAG
- a CDS encoding helix-turn-helix domain-containing protein codes for MDDILETISNQIRDLRASKKITQQELAERTNLSVPYISQIENNHRNISLETFVKIVDALEVPLSDFFLPYSVPQDTEMMELLLKIQKHPQHKMIVHKVMEILELSQDS; via the coding sequence ATGGATGATATATTAGAAACTATAAGTAATCAGATACGAGACTTACGAGCTTCAAAGAAGATTACACAGCAAGAACTAGCAGAAAGAACAAATCTAAGCGTTCCTTATATCAGTCAGATAGAAAATAATCACAGAAATATCTCTTTGGAAACTTTTGTGAAGATTGTTGATGCTTTGGAAGTTCCATTGAGTGATTTTTTCTTACCTTATTCTGTGCCACAAGATACAGAAATGATGGAACTGTTATTGAAGATTCAGAAACATCCACAGCATAAGATGATTGTTCATAAGGTGATGGAAATACTTGAATTAAGCCAAGATAGTTAG
- a CDS encoding type II toxin-antitoxin system RelB/DinJ family antitoxin — translation MNVLEKNTQVNFKTNKDLLEKAKAIITAQNLDMTASFNLFLEHIVENKALPFETQVDKEREELLSGLRAEIARSFDDLEHGRTYSLDEVRANLGI, via the coding sequence ATGAATGTTTTAGAAAAAAATACACAGGTAAACTTTAAGACTAACAAAGACTTGTTAGAGAAGGCTAAAGCTATTATCACAGCGCAAAATCTTGATATGACAGCTAGTTTTAACTTGTTTTTAGAACACATTGTAGAAAATAAAGCTTTGCCATTTGAAACTCAAGTAGATAAAGAAAGAGAAGAACTTCTATCAGGGTTGCGTGCTGAAATTGCCCGTAGCTTTGACGATTTAGAACATGGAAGAACTTACAGCCTTGATGAAGTGAGGGCTAACCTTGGAATTTAA
- a CDS encoding type II toxin-antitoxin system RelE/ParE family toxin produces MEFNENVYSLIISETVQEQLRGIKDYISANYFSEQAGANTVKNILYGLKRLEVFPEAGFDADERVGVIIYPPHKTRCIILGDYLAFYHILEDRKAVFISDIIHSKQDYIRLFKKK; encoded by the coding sequence TTGGAATTTAACGAGAACGTATATAGCCTTATTATCTCCGAAACGGTACAAGAACAGCTAAGAGGTATTAAAGATTATATCTCAGCTAACTACTTTTCAGAACAGGCAGGAGCAAACACAGTTAAGAATATTCTTTATGGTTTGAAGCGGCTTGAAGTTTTTCCAGAAGCAGGATTTGATGCTGATGAAAGAGTAGGAGTTATTATATACCCACCCCACAAAACTCGATGCATCATTTTAGGCGATTACCTAGCCTTCTATCATATTTTAGAGGACAGAAAAGCTGTCTTTATATCAGATATTATTCATAGCAAACAGGACTACATCCGCTTGTTCAAGAAAAAATAG
- the rpmG gene encoding 50S ribosomal protein L33, translated as MRVNITLEHKESGERLYLTSKNKRNTPDRLQLKKYSPKLRKHVVFTEVK; from the coding sequence ATGCGCGTAAATATTACACTTGAACACAAAGAATCTGGTGAACGCTTGTACCTTACTTCTAAAAACAAACGTAACACTCCAGACCGTCTTCAATTGAAGAAATACTCACCAAAACTTCGCAAACACGTTGTGTTTACAGAAGTTAAGTAA